The genomic stretch TAAAGAATTAAAGGaatatttcataaaaaaaaaatgtaagtaTTAACTCATTTATTCCACATTTGGTGAAATATTCTTTTGATTCTTTCTTTATTTGAGTTATTAGTATGTGCCCTAACGGCATATATTAAAAAAAACCGTTGGGAATATATACGGTCTCTATTATAATGTacttagaaaaatcattgagtaTAAATGAGAGTCTTTTCCTCATCTATTTCTTTCTTCAAAACGTCAGCCAATTCAgttaattaattaacccaatcGAATAAAAACCCGCAACTAGAATATGGAATAGGCTTATGGCAATATGTTGGACATGCGGTGCTCGTCGAGATGGACCTTAATGAGCGGGTCATTGTCCcctatcaaacacatttatatccaACTTAGTATAGCAagtaagtcagggtcgaacccaaaggacgggagtattcaaattgttcaatctaattgtagttgcattGGGTTGTCACAATTAAATTGGGTTGATGGTCTAAGTTAATGAAAAGCAAGAAATAACAACggaaggtaaaacaagcaataaaagtaaagatgcaaacaaataataaagaGGACTAGGGTGTCAAGGGATCATAGGGAAAACAGGGTAAAATCACATAAAAGAGTTACATAAATGATTAGAGTTGTGTTTGAAATGAGTttatttatgtcttacaattcctaggtcAACTTAGGTCTCAGAGTCGAGTTGCCTACATCGACTTGGATATCCttattcaactttatgcatggcTTCACAATCCTTGAGTTAATTTATGCCTAACAAGTCTTGTttaaaaggtagagaattatgcTAGGTTGCCAATCAAACATTTCATCAAacgtaacatgtgcataagttgaaaacacAATAAACAATggttcatatgaactcattaggCATGGATTTATCCCATAATTACTCCTCTAATTCCTcactaaccctagttaagagactactcacaaGTCATCATGATTAACATGTCATAAATGATGTCAAACATCTTAACAAGCATAAACATAATGATAAAGTGAAGTAATCAACAAAGGATTAATAAGTAACTAAAGGAAGAttgagaattaataccaactaattgaacaataaaaagaaggaaatcttgaataaagatgaagacttgtcactAATCTTCAAGCATAAACTCAAGGAAATCCAAGAGCAATGCTAGATCTAGAAGTATTTGAAgagtaattaaggaaagattacattAATTGGGGAAAGATTaagtctaatctactcctaatctaaacTCGTTGTAAGGGTTAATTGGTGAATTTGTGCTTGACTTGGAAGTCGAGGCATACCCAAACTCGTTGTAAGGGTTTTTTTAACGTCATCCTGTCATTTTTTTAGAGTTGGTGGATGGATTTTtgtttgacttggaagtcgacaTGCACCTGTTACATGTGCTTACGTCATCATGACAATTTCACAACTTAACGTAAATAACGTTGACGAGTAATTTAATTTGCTAAGTTGTCATTATATTCAAATATAGTAAGGGACGTGCTAAATCCAACACGCATATTACTACATCCAACACACTTTTTCCATCTTTTTCCGCatttacccctctcatttctcaAACACAAAGAGGGGACAAATAATCAAAAACCCAAGAAATCCCAATAATAAAAACCCTAGAAATCCGCCCGAGCCGccccactcaccaccccataaacAAACCATGGCGGAAAGAGGAAGGTTATTAGGTCGTCGGCGACGGACGGCGATGGACGTTCGTGGGTGTTGAGGAACGGAGAAAGGGGAAGGAGACAAGATCGTTGGATCCACGGTAGGGATGGGTCAACCACAGTGGGTTTGGTCGATGGCGCAGGGACGGGTCGACGGCACGGGGGAAGGGATGAGGGTGGTCGACGGTTGTTGGTGATCGATTTTAACTCGATATGGGTGGTGGACGGCTTATGTTCGACGGCACAGGGTGGTTCAACAGCACAAGTGGTCGTCGTGGTTTGGATATGGGTGGTCAAGGATGGGGAATGGGTGCTCGGCATGAGATTGGAGGGTAtgtgtttgattttttttttttaaagaagggTAGTAAAGGAATAGTAGGACAAAGTGTGCGGGATATAGTAAAAatgtgtgcgggatttagcaattcGGTGCACTTTACTCTTCCATGCGCTGTTCGGAGGAATGTGTCGCCTTTGGTAAgggtcttcttcttcttcttcatatTTTTCTGTTCAAATCTTAATGTAGTTACGTTCTTTGCTGATTTCCCATGTCTTTGAGCACAAAACAAAGATATAATCTTGAAGTAGCTGATATTGAACTGTCCTACTCTGTTTCAGTTAAACTTGTCGTTTATGGTCCTTTCCTGATCTCTGTCTTTAACTTTGGAACAAAGGGATATAAAGGTACTGATTTCTCACTTCATTATCTTGTAAATAACTTAAGAATTTTATTCACAAGTTCACATAAGAAGTAAACTTCAACCTTTGTAATTATCCGACCGTTTGAGCATCTGTTTGGATTAAAACGTGACAGAATCAACACTAATTTGGATGGGAATGTTATTTTTTTTCTTAGACAGCCAGGTATCTCCTCGTTCCCGAATTTTGCAGTGTTAGTTAAAATCGAACCACCAGGGCATTGAATTATCTTCTATTTTCTCCAATCTTTGACATCACGCCATGATTATCTTGCTTTATCGTATGTAAATCGACCGGTCTTAGCCTGTTAATGTCTAATACTCCGTACTTATCATATTTTTTATCGATTGTTGATTTAAAAAGATTAGGCGGCAGGCCTTTCATTGTTGGCAGCAAGAGGTCATCCTCTTTATCATAATGTTGAACGAAGATTCGCCTTCATCCAAGGGTTgcgaggttttttttttttcgtatcaCTTTTGAAGGACTAACCCTATTTGGACAGATGGTTACAGCCATACTACACACTTCATCTCTTTTGACAGTCCGGTGACTTGTTGACGACGATGTAAGGTCTTTGATGTCGTGGGGATGTCTTACAGTGTCAGCCATGGAATTACAGAGTACTCCATCTTTTATATAGTTCGCTTAAACGAAGCGTACAAAAACCGTCTTATGACAATAAGTAGAGCATGATATGGGTATGAATTAAATACTTTGTGCCCCATCTTCTACTGCGAGAGTTTTTCATTCGATGagttcatattttatttttttaatgttTATGTACCCACTATTTAATTATATTGAGTGTATCTTGTCCCATCTTTTTGCTTGTATGCCTTTTTGTTACAATTTCATGCAGGTCTTATATTCCTATCTTATTGGCCAACAATGCAATTTATTTATCAACCGCTGAAGATTTATTATGTAAGACAAGTAATTCCAATTTTCAATTGAGTTGAGTTGTTAGGGTAAACCCGTTTGGGTTATCGCGACTCTCTTTATATCTTCCGTCACATGTTCGCTCCAACCGTCATCGGAGATATTATATTATTCCAGACGGGTCATTTTGATCTTCAATTGATTTGTTAGGGTGAACCCGTTTTGGGTCATCGCGATAAGGTGCGTCAGGATGAACCCGTTTTGGGTCATCACGACGGGGTGCGTGAAGACTTATTATTTGTCAGGGTAAAcccattttgggtcatcgcgacagggTGCGTGAAGATTTATTatttgtcagggtgaacccatctTGGGTCATCGTGACAGGGTGCATGAAAACTTGTTATTTGCCAGGGTCAACCCATCTggttgggtcatcgcgacagggTGAACCCGTATGACTGGGTCATCGCGACAGGGTGAACTCGTTTGGGTCATCGCGCCTCTCTTTTGAGTAATTATGCAATGAACCTAGCCCGTCAACTGCGGGAGGTGCAAGAGACAAAAAACTGCGAGCTACTCCGAGTAGGATGATTTCAGTTCTCCTAGAAGAATTGACATGCTAACTCGTTGAATGAAAGAGAGATCGTGTTCTACTCCGCACTGTGTCATTTCGGTCTCTCTTTGGAGTTACCATGCAATGAGCACACCCGTCGACCATTAGAGAGTACGAGCCACCAAATGTCAAGTCACAATGCTACTTCATCATGTCGAACGATGACCGTTTTTTGAAGGTCCTTCAACTTTTGTGATCTTCGCAAGGCTAACCGTAAAGCAAAGGGTGTGAAGTCTCGGCAGAAGCGGAACTCGTCATGAATCAACACGATCTTGGACTTTACAAACTTAGTTGACGGTTGATTGTAATTTTAGCCATGCAAAGTTTAATTTCTTGCGGGTCAGGAGCaattttttgttgttattgttttttttttatggtgtggctgcacttgaacaaagtgtttgtaCAAACTGCCTACGTACTCGCAAAGCTATCATGGGTGACAACTTGAACAAAGTGTTTGCACAATTCTATTATAAGAGAACGGGTGTACTTGTTGGTTTGATTGGTAGTTAAAATAAAGTTTAGAATATTTTGAGAAACACCCTAATAGTTAAAAGTATTCCCATAAAATAATCCTAaaataaaaagaggaaaaaatGTCCAAGCTATTGAGAAGATGAATATGAAATAAGGTGAAAATAAGGATGACAATGATGGAGATTCGTGTAGATAAGATAGTGAAGTAGAAATTAAGTGAAATAAAGTAGATAAAGAAAAAGAGATGAATGTTGATTGCAAAAGTGCAAAGTAGTTAGGTAGGGTTAGGAATAGAggtgatcaaatggcccaagcccattggccTGGCCTGACCCAACCCGCtttttgaagggcttgggccttttattttggcccaaattttggcccaGCCCGACCCATATTTATTCAATAAGGAatgtttttcttataaaatttgtttaagtagtgtaaattttatatataattcCTTATAAACTCATGTATATATTTATTGAGATTTAAAAGCAATGTTCACgtaacataaatcatatctacTATATGATTAAGCATTATAATGTGTCGATGATTGTCTTTTATTCTATTTTTTGGAGATTAATTCATATGTATTTCATCATACTTTGTACGATTTTTTATACTAAGTGCACATTTAAAGTACAAGTTGAAGGTATTATACTACTTATCTCGTtcggtaagtcgtaaattttagggcccgaaAAGCCCATATAAGCCCGATTTAGCCCATAAGGGTCGGGCTTGGGCTCGCTAAATAGGCCATCTCATTTGGCCCGGCCCGGCTCAACCCGCACATGTGGGCCATTTTTATCATCTCGGCCCTGTCCCATGATCAACTCTAGTTAGGAAGTGAAAATTTGAAATCGGATTTGTATCAGATATTTAATCAGTTTAAATAATCGGATTTTTTTGCTAAGCCCATCAAGCATGACTTGGCTCGGGGTGGATGGCTTTGCGGGTCATGGACCAGGAGTTGCGGTCAAGCTGAGCCGCCCTATTAGCCATCTATATTTTGTGTAGAGTCGGAAGGTGGGTCGAGAAAGTTCCACGGGACGATGATTTGTGCACGTAAATATACGGTATAAATAAAGTCGGAAGATAACCAAATGTgtttggtgtggtggttgctcacctcatcccttaaccatgaggtcaggggttcgatccctgcccatgagaatggagcaaactctttggccagctgtttacctcttcgtgagagcacgcgcggcgaggggattatactctgttgtcgacggtggacaccccggtttacaccaaaaaaaaaataaagtcgGAAGATAAATATTTTGTTTTCTCCAACAGGCCCTCTTCCCTGCCATACGATTAAAttgaaacaaaccctaattttgcAGACGAACCCTAAATTTATCCTTTTTCTAATTATATAATTGATTGATTATCGTATCGAAATCTCCAGCATGGTTCCAAAGAGATCCGGAATTAACGAAGTGGATGGTGCTAGCCCTGGGTATTTTCTCGCTCCTTTATCGAGATCTTTATTCTTTTAATTAGTTACTAATTTTGTTTTTTACGATTTCAATTGTTTTTGGCAGCAAAATATTCATCGGAGGTTTAGCCAAGGAAACCACATTAGGTGAGTTGATAATCTACGATAATCTAATCTtccatacaatttttttttttttttctttgtgtctaattatgtaatactccgtatatattatATGTAGATGCATTTACCAAGTATTTTGGCAAGTATGGAGAAGTAGTAGATTCAGTGATTATGAAAGATAGGATGTCAGGTAGACCAAGGGGTTTTGGCTTCATCACTTACGCCGATCCCTCTGTTGTTGACATTGTTATTAAGGAAGATCATATTATTAATGACAAGCAGGTAATTATGTTGGCTATCAATTTGTTTTTATTAGGAAAGAATCTGGTTATGGGTTTGACTAATTTAAGTTCACTTTTTGAGATGATTTTTGGATTTTATATTATGCTCTTGGGTTTTTCTGGGTTTAGTAGTTGGCTGTATATAAAGCGAGTGTATTATGCATTGTTGCTTGGTAACTTTGATGATTTGCTCTTCCCGACTTCACTGCCCTTATCTATTTATGGTTATGTTTTGATAAAACTGAAGAAACAATCGTTGTGTAATTGGGCTGCTACGACAAAATCTCCTGTTTTGAATCTGACAGGTGCCCTTTTTCTTGTGATCAGGTCGAAATTAAAAGAACTATTCCTAAAGGCGCAGCTCAAACCAATGATTTCAAGACAAAGAAGATTTTTGTTGGTGGGATCCCTACAGCTTTGACTGGAGGTCTGCTCATGAACCCTCTCATAATTATTTTTTATTCTAAGTTACTTATCACTAATCTGCGTGAACCGGTGGTCTTTTAACCCTGAAGTAGTTAGTCTAACTTTCCGGTTATCTGTTGTTTGGATAGATGAGCTGAAGAACTTCTTCTCCAAGTTTGGCAAGGTTGTGGAGCATGAAATTATACTTGACCATGCTACCAAGCGTTCTAGAGGATTTGGCTTTGTCGTGTTTGACAATGAAAGAGTAGTTGATGAGGTTCTGGCTGATGGAAATATGATTGATTTAAATGGTACAAGGGTGAGTTTAAGCTTAGTTCACCTGCTTTTAATTACAATGAGTTCTAAATTTTCCAGCGCATTTGTTATAGGATCATATGAATTATGTTTCAGTTTACTGTATTCCTGTGGAGATGAAGTATTTTCttattgttttatgttttttAATATTGAAAATGTATGTGGTTGGCTCCACCGCACATCATTAGAGGCATCGCAGGTTGCTAACTCTAGCAAAAATCTCAGGTGTTAAAGAACCATAGGTTGACATAATTATTTGTTGTAGGTTGAGATCAAGAAGGCTGAACCAAAGAAAACCTCAAACCCAGCTTCAGGTCCTGCATTCAGTAGTAACTCTAGGGCACGCACATTTGGTGATAATTACAGAGGTTATCCCGAGCCATATAGTGGCTTTGGAAGTGGGTATAGTCCTGCATCATATAGGAGCTTTGGAGGAACAATGTCTTCTAGGTATGGCGATTACAGTGGCTATGGGGGTGGTGATTTTGGAGGAGGCTATGGTCCATTTGGTGGAGCCGGTGGTTATGGAGGATTTCGTGGTGATTCCTCATATGGCTACCCTGGGCGCTATAGCTCATATGGTGGAGCTTTAGGTGGTGGGGGGTATGGTAGTGGCCTAGGTATGTTGAGGGGCAGTGACGGTGGATATGGTGGTTCTAGCTATGGTTCCGGTAGCGGTGCTTATAGTGGGGCTGGAGGAATGTATGGTGGGTCTGGTGGAATGTATGGAGGTAGGGCAGGTTCTAGCAGCAGTAGTCGTTACCACCCCTACTCACGTTAGTCAATCCAGGTAGCCTTGCCATAGTTGCAGAGTATTACTCATTCCAGAAGTTTTAAGATTCCCAGAGCGAGAGTTACTGCAAGCCATTTCTAGAAGATTGGAAGATTGCATTTTAGTTTCATGTGCATTTAGAACCTCTTAAAAAATACTTTCATGTAGCTGTTGGTTTTAGTTTCAAATAACTAGTATAGACTGGGCTTGTATTCTCTAGCATTGCTACTCAATAGAGCACTGGTTCACCGTTTCTGCAAGTAGTATTCTAGACATAGTATGTTATGTTCAATACTCAGGAGGTTTACTTCATTTAACTGTTTGCTAGGCTTATTATACATACATATTGTTTAGATACTAGATGTCAGGCTTTGTTGTCTGTCAGCAGGCAAAGCTAGCTTTAATTATATTCTGATATTAATTCATGTGCTAAGAAGATGCATCATGCATGAGATGAGAGTTGATAGCGTTGGCTAAACAAGATTGTTGTTATATATATTGTTATTCGTTAAAATCAACCCTGGTATGGAATTCAGGCTTTTGGAAGCATGAAATTACAATGAGTTCATACAACCTAGATTGCTGTCATAATGAAACAACCCTGGTATTCTGTTGTCTATGTTTTTGAATGAACTAAGGGAATTAATGAAAACCTTTTTTGTTTTTTGGCCGTGTTCATTAGGCTACTTAATCTTGGTGATGCCAATAGAAACatttactccctccattttttagtaatgttcccatttgtaaaTGGCTCAACAACCAATGAACAATGGATTAAGAGCATGTGGGCCAAATAATTAGAGAATAAGGCAATAGTAACCAAGTTGCTTAATGACTAATCTTTCCCACCAAAAGCATTGGAGTTGTTGAATTAttaaaaaaatactccctccattcaactacacattaccactttcttttttcacgtttgtcaacgcgtcttttacgcgctaaatagcgttggctacgtatttgcaaaaaatataaaagttagatatttttaatatacCTTTAACGACGAAtaaaataagatcccacatgaatatattttcacttatgtattagaaaaaaattgaaattgaatgcttAACTATGAATAATGTACAAAATAGATaatggtagtgtggagttgaatggagggagtaaacaACTAGGCAGCTGTAATGAAAATTTCATGAAAGTTTGAATTTCCCCCCAAATTACATGAATTGCTACAAGTGTCtataacaataaggcaaacatCATTCCCACTGATTATACAAACCTACTAAAATTACAAATCTTAAAATTACATTTCTCAACAATTTACATAATCAACAAATTGAAATTACACAACCAATACAAGAGTATAAAATGAAGAAACCTAATCTAATTGATAATGAGAGGCATCGATAGAGTTGGCAGTTCGGGCTCGGCACGACCAGGCACGGAAATCGGCATGAGCACGGCGGCAGAATCGAGGTAGCACGAGCCCAGCCCGTTCGTGCTAGAACCGGGCTCCGACGTCAAATTTCGATCTCATCGTGCCCAGGCACGACACGCACCACGACACGCACCAGGCACGATGGGCAGCACGGTGGGCGGCACGGTGGCAGATGGAATTATAGTCGTCGGCCTTGGCAGCTGATGGAATTATAGTCGTTGCTCTGTTTTGGTACTTTTGTACCGTTGCTCTGCTGATTACAAcggctaatttttttttttttttttttttttttttttacaaactcTATAAATACAATCTTAATTCAATTCATTTCTTCACAATTCAATCCATCTCTTATTCTCTACTACTTATCTTTATTCTTATATACTTCTTATAATTTTacaatataacttataaatatacaaaaatcttatataaaacaattagtaatataaaataattagttaTATAAAGTAATTAGTTAATCGGGTTTGTTGAATCAGAAGTTCAAGCAAGGGTTCAATTGGGTTTTATAACATCGGGTGTTGAATCGGGTATTCGGTTCAAGCAAGggttcaattcttcattttgatATTTCGAATTCCGATAGCTTTGTTTGCATTTTCTAACTCtactttttattatattgttttaatttttgtttgttgagttaaatttagttaattaattcTATTTAAATATTAGTTTGTCTTTTAAAAATTTAATTATAATTATGGACTCACAAAACTCGTCTAAGAGGTCACGTCATATTAGTGAGTCGGATTCACCAAACCCCGAACCACCATTAAACATGAACCAATATATGAATTTTATCCGTCACCACTTGAAAATATGCATTTTGCAAATACTATTTTCGAAAATCAAGCTTTTGAATGACCTAGTACAATGCCTATTTTACCACCTTTTGTGACGGGGAGATAAGACCACTGTCCGAACATGGGTCATCTACCAAGACATCACTACCCCAAACACAACCCGAACAACCCGTAGAAGATGTATGGTGTACCGAACAAGAAATGGACCAAATACGTAAAAAGGATCATTCTAGTGAAGCATGGAGTCATTTTTTTAAGTGTAAAACTAGAGCAGTTTGCAAATGTAGATATTGTGATCGCATATTTAGTTGTGCTACTACGTGTGGTACCGATCATCTAATTCGACATTGGAAAAGTTGTACTAAACGAATCCAAAGTGACCAACCTATAATGGACCAATTCGTGACTCACCCCGATAACCAATCGTCCAATTATAATTATGATGAATGTTCCACCCAATTGGCTAGAATGATTATTCAAACGGAAAAACCGTTTGCACTAGTTGAACATCGTGCTTTTAACGAATATGTTAAAACAAATCAACCCCGCCACAAGGAAACAAGTAGATGGGCCGTTAGAAATAAAGgcatggtattatttttgacggCACGACAAAACCTTATTTCTGAGTTTGAAAAGACTAAATGTAAATTTAGTATAACTGCCGATGGGTGGGATTTGGGCATCGAGTATTCGTATATATGCATTACCGCTCATTGGTTGGATGACATTTGGACTATGCAAAAACGAATCATTGACTTTGCTAAATTAGAATATCCTCATAATGCCGAAAATACACATGCAATTATCATGAACGATATTAATGATTACGGACTTACATATAAAATTTTAACTTGTACTTTTGATAATGCATCTACCATGAATTCTATTGCTAACAAGTTAAAAGCTAGTTTAAATGATGTTATTTTAGATGGTGATTTGTTGCATGTTAGATGTGCATGTCATGTTTTAAACTTATGTGTTAAAGATGGTCTTGAAGGCATTAAAACTTATCATGCGAAATTTAAAAATATTGTCGTGCAAATTAACTCGGCAAAGTGGAGATTTAAACAATGGAAAGATTTTTGCGAGGCCGTAGGATATAAATGCATAAAATTTCCCGACGAAAAAAACACTAGGTGGAATTCTATGTACATTATGTTGAGTGCTATGATTCCCTATAAAGAACCTCTTACTACTTTTTGGAACCGATCCTTTCCCGATAACTTGTTATTAGAGGAGGATTGGACGAAAATTACATTGTATATTGATTTATTAGGTGCTTTTAACTTTGCAACTCTCTTTTTCACATGTTTATAAACCTACCGCTCCTTATTTCGTTGGTAATGTTATTCCTATTGCGCAACTTTTTAACAATTATCGTCAAAATGCTATGTTTAGCGGGTTTCTTCCAAAAATGGAGCAAAAGTGGCTCAAGTATTGGTCCTATATTCCCATTGTTTACGTTTTTTGTATGATTTTAGACCCTGGGTGGAAATTAGAGGAAACTATACAATTAGTTGGTGTTTATAGGAGTCTATTACGTTTACCGTTTGACGAAGCTCAATATAGAGAAAGAATTAGTGCGCAATTTTTTACTATATATAACCATTACGAGTCTGTTATTGGCAACTTCATTCGTGTTTCTTCCCATCCTACTTCTAGTGCAGGTACTAGTGGTGGTGCTATTCAAGGAGCGAGCTTGACCGCTCTTAAAGGTTTGATGAGTCAAGTAAGGCCGAGTCGACAACAATCTACTCCAACATCCAACTTGGCCGAGTATCAAATGTACACTAGCTACGATTATATGCGAGGTATGACCGAAGAAGAGTCCAACAACCTTGACCTTTTGCAATGGTGGCGAAATCAAAGGAGGTTGCTTCCGGTGATGTCGGCAATAGCAAGGGACTTCTTAAGCATTCAAGTGTCTTCAGTTGCATCCGAAAGTTGTTTTAGTGGAGCAAAAAGGGTATTGGATGAAAACTGAACTCGTGTAAAATCCGATACACTTAAAATGTTAGTGTGCTATAAGGATTGGATGGATGCCGAAAATCGACAACAAGACTTTGTCGATCATGAGCACGAACTTGATTCCGACGAAACAAGCACCTCCTCAGATTCATAGTTGCATATCATattaaataaacttgtattttgtatttttttcttatattatattagattaatattgtttCTTAATCGTTTCATCGTTTTTTTAATTGAATAAACTTGTAGACGTGTAGTTACATCGTTTCATGCTTTTTTTAATAAAAGATTGaggtattttttttttaacattgtttcttaatcgtttaataaaaaactcttttttttcatcgtttcttaattatttgattaaatcgaaaaaaatacaagtaatcaagtacattaatatttaataaaatatactccctccaatttcctattatcttccctctttcctttttcacacaagtttgattatcttccctctttccttttttggtaagttgcattcattttttattaatttctctctcctaaaaaatcaacaactctcattactttatctattctttattcatcattcattctttattattttctctcacctataaatttcacaacttacaatactttattctactttattccttctttcttcccctttcttattttttgtgcccaaaagaaaggggaagatataaggaaataggagggagtatattttagttaaattattatattaataaacaaAAAGTACTAAAATCATACAATTATTATAAAAAgttctttgttttttttaaaaaaaaaataaaagaaaatagcaCGATGGGCCGGCCCACGAACAAGGCACGACCagcccatgggccaggcacgACCCAGCACGAAAATAACCGTGCCATAGGCGGGCCGCGGCTGGGTTAGTCAAGTATGGGCCAAGCATGACACGACACGGTGGGCCTAATTAGCGTGCCTGGGCCGGGCCATTTTTGGGGGAGTGGCACGGTGGGCCAGCACGGCCCACTGCTATCTCTAGGCATCGAGTTGTTTACCTATTGTTTGAGAGCTGCAAAAATGGCAAACCAGAACATGGTAAGGTTCAAGAAGTTGCTGTAAAGTTCAATGTAACAAGAAAGTGTATTTTCAATATCTGGAAAAAGGCAAAAAATCAGAGGCAAGCTGAAGTTCCAATCAATGTTAGGAGTAAAATTGCTGGGAAAAAGGGTAAAGAAAGGATACCTTGTCCAGTTGATGTCATTATGGCATTAGATGTCTCCAAAAGAACAACACTCAAGAGATTGGTAAAAGCAATAGGTCATGCACCTTCAACATGTCATAGATGGGTAAAGGAAGGTATCATCAAAAGCTCATACAAATGCAATAAAACCAGCTCTTACCCAAGACAATAAGCATCTTAGGTTACATTTTGTCATGGGTAAACTAGTTTTTGATATGTTATTAAGGTGTATCAAATTCTTTGATATGACCACTATTGTTCACattgatgagaaatggttttatatgacaaaatagaggtgatcatgggccgggtcagtgcgggcttgggccgggcctTTCTAACAAAAGCGGCCCATTTGAGTGGGTCGGGCCGGGTTGGGCCAAATGTGTGGCCTTATTTAgcaagcccaaacccggcccttatGGCTTAATgcgggcttttgggcctaaatgggcttttttgggccttaaaatttacgacttacccTAGGAAATAATTAGCCTAATACCTTCAGTTAcaacttttaaaacatacataGTGTATAAAATTGTACAGAATATGATGA from Silene latifolia isolate original U9 population chromosome 2, ASM4854445v1, whole genome shotgun sequence encodes the following:
- the LOC141642766 gene encoding uncharacterized protein LOC141642766 gives rise to the protein MVPKRSGINEVDGASPGKIFIGGLAKETTLDAFTKYFGKYGEVVDSVIMKDRMSGRPRGFGFITYADPSVVDIVIKEDHIINDKQVEIKRTIPKGAAQTNDFKTKKIFVGGIPTALTGDELKNFFSKFGKVVEHEIILDHATKRSRGFGFVVFDNERVVDEVLADGNMIDLNGTRVEIKKAEPKKTSNPASGPAFSSNSRARTFGDNYRGYPEPYSGFGSGYSPASYRSFGGTMSSRYGDYSGYGGGDFGGGYGPFGGAGGYGGFRGDSSYGYPGRYSSYGGALGGGGYGSGLGMLRGSDGGYGGSSYGSGSGAYSGAGGMYGGSGGMYGGRAGSSSSSRYHPYSR